The following proteins come from a genomic window of Vicinamibacterales bacterium:
- the leuB gene encoding 3-isopropylmalate dehydrogenase, whose translation MSLKIALLPGDGIGPEVTAEAVRILKNVAEHAGKTFTFTTHRIGGVAIDADGTGLPEATLEACLGADAVLLGAVGHPKFDGLLPSERPEAALLALRQALGGFANLRPAICHASLAKRTAFQPEKVRGADLLIVRELLGGLYYGEPRGFEASGNTAFNTLIYSRHEIERVARVAFERARERKHRVASIDKANVLETSRLWRTVVTEVAKDYPDVALEHVYVDTAAMRLATSPTSFDVMLCDNLFGDILSDQAASIAGSLGVLPSATLGGRVDLYEPVHGSAPDIAGKGWANPIGAIASAAMLLRFTAKMEKQAAEIDHAIEDALAAGARTRDLAGPGERVLSTQEMGQAIEDALTDVRDRRHSYHAV comes from the coding sequence ATGTCACTGAAGATCGCCCTGCTGCCCGGCGACGGCATTGGTCCGGAAGTCACGGCCGAAGCCGTGCGGATCCTGAAGAACGTGGCCGAGCACGCGGGCAAGACGTTCACCTTCACCACGCATCGGATTGGCGGTGTCGCGATCGACGCCGACGGCACGGGCCTGCCCGAGGCCACGCTCGAGGCCTGCCTCGGCGCCGACGCGGTGCTCCTGGGCGCCGTCGGCCATCCCAAGTTCGACGGCCTGCTGCCGTCGGAACGGCCGGAAGCGGCGCTGCTGGCCCTGCGGCAGGCGCTCGGCGGGTTCGCCAACCTGCGCCCGGCCATCTGCCATGCCTCGCTCGCGAAGCGGACGGCGTTCCAGCCCGAAAAGGTGCGCGGTGCCGACCTGCTGATCGTCCGCGAACTGCTGGGCGGCTTGTATTACGGCGAGCCGCGCGGCTTCGAGGCCTCGGGGAACACCGCGTTCAACACCTTGATCTACTCGCGTCATGAGATCGAACGGGTGGCGCGCGTGGCGTTCGAGCGGGCGCGCGAGCGCAAGCACCGCGTCGCCTCGATCGACAAGGCCAACGTGCTCGAAACCTCGCGCCTGTGGCGCACCGTCGTCACCGAGGTGGCGAAAGACTACCCGGACGTCGCGCTCGAGCACGTTTACGTTGACACCGCGGCCATGCGGCTGGCGACGTCGCCGACCAGCTTCGACGTGATGCTCTGCGACAACCTGTTCGGCGACATTCTCAGCGACCAGGCGGCGTCGATCGCCGGCTCGCTCGGCGTGTTGCCGTCGGCGACGCTGGGCGGCCGCGTCGATCTGTACGAGCCGGTGCACGGCTCGGCCCCCGACATCGCCGGCAAGGGCTGGGCCAACCCGATCGGCGCCATTGCCAGCGCCGCCATGCTCCTGCGCTTCACCGCCAAGATGGAGAAGCAGGCGGCGGAAATCGATCACGCGATCGAAGACGCGCTGGCGGCCGGCGCGCGGACCCGCGACCTGGCCGGACCGGGCGAGCGCGTGCTGTCCACGCAGGAAATGGGCCAGGCCATCGAAGACGCATTGACCGACGTGCGAGACAGGCGGCATTCCTACCATGCCGTCTAG
- a CDS encoding DPP IV N-terminal domain-containing protein produces MRKLTLLSLTTGALIAAMTLPGAAQSRAAVTAADYARAEQFLGYNTSPLVSNGPVQPNWLPDDRFWYRNVTVAGSEFILVDPARAAKAPAFDHAAVAAALTSAMGKPVTPARLPFQQFTFAAGQQSFWFDSDLKRWTCDVQGKQCTSGDRPARLQNSVVSPDGKLAAFIRDYNLWVRDLAAGTDQQLTSDGIKDYGYATDNAGWIRSDSPVLVWSPDSKRIATFQQDQRKAGDMFLVNTVAGHPSLQAWKYPLPGDEFVTMIERVIIEIEGPKVVRLQMGQDQHRSTLCDDVKCGGEWVDVQWSPDGSQVSFVSTSRNHQQANLRVADAATGGIREVLEEKGETFLEAGNGKVNWKYLPGSNEAIWFSQKENWGHLYMHDLQTGKLKHPITSGDGNVTQLTRVDEATRTLYFQGVGRERGRDPYFRHFYRVGMDGKGVQLLTPDDGDHTVSVSPDGKYFVDTYSKPDVPSVSVLRDNTGKVVLPLEKTDISRLVATGWKPPMPITVKDRGGVGDLYGLLYRPTNFDPTKKYPIINNIYPGPQTGSVGSRSFSAARGDSQALAELGFIVVQIDGMGTPWRSKRFHAAYYGDMGDNTLPDQVAGMKELAARYPWIDIDRAGIYGHSGGGFATAAAMFKYPDFFKVGVSQAGNHDNRVYEDDWAEKWQGLLEKRPDGTTNYDSQANQNFAKNLKGKLLLAHGSMDANVPFYSTLLVVDALIKENKDFDLIIFPNRGHGFGNEPYMVRRRWDYFVKHLLGAEPPAGFQLKGPPSPTS; encoded by the coding sequence ATGCGCAAGCTCACCCTTCTCTCGCTGACGACCGGCGCGCTGATTGCGGCCATGACCCTCCCTGGCGCCGCCCAGTCGCGCGCCGCGGTCACGGCCGCCGACTACGCGCGCGCCGAACAGTTCCTGGGTTACAACACCTCGCCGCTGGTCTCGAACGGCCCGGTGCAGCCCAACTGGCTGCCGGATGATCGCTTCTGGTATCGCAACGTGACCGTCGCGGGCAGCGAGTTCATCCTGGTGGACCCGGCGCGCGCGGCCAAGGCCCCGGCCTTCGACCACGCCGCGGTCGCGGCGGCGCTGACCTCCGCGATGGGCAAGCCGGTGACGCCGGCGCGGCTCCCGTTCCAGCAGTTCACGTTTGCCGCCGGCCAGCAGTCCTTCTGGTTCGACAGCGACCTCAAGCGGTGGACCTGCGACGTGCAGGGCAAGCAGTGCACGAGCGGCGATCGCCCGGCGCGGCTCCAGAACAGCGTGGTGTCCCCGGATGGCAAGCTGGCCGCGTTCATCCGCGACTACAACCTGTGGGTGCGCGACCTCGCCGCCGGCACCGACCAACAGCTGACCAGCGACGGCATCAAGGACTACGGCTACGCCACCGACAACGCCGGCTGGATCCGCAGCGACAGCCCGGTGCTGGTGTGGTCGCCCGATTCGAAGAGGATCGCCACCTTCCAGCAGGATCAACGCAAGGCGGGCGACATGTTCCTGGTGAACACCGTGGCCGGCCACCCCAGCCTGCAAGCGTGGAAGTACCCGCTGCCGGGCGACGAGTTCGTGACCATGATCGAGCGCGTGATCATCGAGATCGAGGGACCGAAGGTCGTCCGCCTGCAGATGGGCCAGGACCAGCACCGCTCCACGCTCTGTGACGATGTGAAGTGCGGCGGCGAATGGGTGGACGTGCAGTGGAGCCCTGACGGCAGCCAGGTGTCGTTCGTCTCGACCTCGCGCAATCACCAGCAGGCCAACCTGCGCGTGGCCGACGCCGCCACCGGCGGCATTCGCGAGGTGCTCGAAGAGAAGGGTGAGACCTTCCTTGAAGCCGGCAACGGCAAGGTGAACTGGAAGTACCTGCCCGGATCGAACGAGGCCATCTGGTTCTCTCAGAAGGAGAACTGGGGCCACCTCTACATGCACGACCTGCAGACCGGCAAGCTGAAGCACCCGATCACCAGCGGCGACGGCAACGTCACGCAACTGACGCGCGTCGACGAAGCCACGCGAACCCTCTACTTCCAGGGCGTCGGCCGCGAGCGCGGGCGCGACCCGTACTTCCGCCACTTCTACCGCGTGGGCATGGACGGCAAGGGCGTGCAGCTGTTGACGCCGGACGACGGCGATCACACGGTGTCGGTGTCACCGGACGGGAAGTACTTCGTCGACACCTATTCGAAGCCCGACGTGCCGTCGGTGTCGGTGCTGCGTGACAACACCGGCAAGGTGGTGCTGCCCCTCGAAAAGACCGACATCTCGCGGCTGGTCGCCACCGGCTGGAAGCCGCCGATGCCGATCACCGTGAAAGATCGCGGCGGCGTCGGCGACCTGTACGGCCTGCTCTACCGGCCCACCAACTTCGACCCGACGAAGAAGTACCCGATCATCAACAACATCTACCCGGGACCGCAGACCGGCAGTGTGGGCAGTCGCAGTTTCTCGGCCGCGCGCGGCGATTCACAAGCCCTCGCCGAACTCGGCTTCATCGTCGTCCAGATCGACGGCATGGGCACACCGTGGCGCTCGAAGCGGTTCCACGCCGCCTACTACGGCGACATGGGCGACAACACGCTGCCCGACCAGGTCGCCGGCATGAAGGAGCTGGCGGCACGCTACCCGTGGATCGACATCGATCGCGCCGGCATCTACGGCCACTCGGGCGGCGGGTTCGCCACCGCCGCCGCCATGTTCAAGTACCCAGACTTCTTCAAGGTCGGGGTGTCGCAGGCCGGCAACCACGACAACCGCGTGTATGAAGACGACTGGGCCGAGAAGTGGCAGGGACTGCTCGAGAAACGGCCCGACGGCACCACCAACTACGACAGCCAGGCCAACCAGAACTTCGCCAAGAACCTGAAGGGCAAGCTGCTGCTCGCCCATGGCTCGATGGACGCCAACGTGCCGTTCTACAGCACGCTGCTGGTCGTCGACGCGCTGATCAAGGAAAACAAGGACTTCGACCTGATCATCTTCCCGAACCGCGGGCACGGCTTCGGCAACGAACCGTACATGGTTCGCCGTCGCTGGGACTACTTCGTGAAGCACTTGTTGGGAGCGGAACCGCCGGCGGGATTTCAGTTGAAGGGCCCGCCTTCGCCTACTTCGTAG
- a CDS encoding MmcQ/YjbR family DNA-binding protein, producing the protein MITATDFRRIALGLDGAIEGAHMGHPDFRAHGRVFASLQAAERGMVKLTPEQQERFIAGDPQSFMPESGAWGRQGCTRVLFATVDEEALGEAMTLAWRNSATASSSSTPRRPTSRRSDGRRTR; encoded by the coding sequence GTGATTACCGCCACAGACTTTCGCCGCATCGCCCTCGGGTTAGACGGCGCGATCGAGGGCGCGCATATGGGCCATCCCGACTTCCGGGCACACGGACGGGTCTTCGCCAGCCTCCAGGCGGCCGAGCGCGGCATGGTCAAGCTCACGCCCGAACAACAGGAGAGGTTCATTGCCGGCGATCCCCAGTCGTTCATGCCCGAAAGCGGCGCGTGGGGCCGCCAGGGCTGCACCCGGGTGCTGTTCGCCACGGTGGACGAAGAGGCCCTGGGCGAGGCCATGACCCTGGCGTGGCGGAATTCCGCTACCGCTTCTTCGTCATCGACTCCCAGGCGTCCCACGTCTCGTCGTAGCGATGGGCGTCGGACGCGGTGA
- a CDS encoding LysR family transcriptional regulator, whose protein sequence is MELFQLEAFLAVVREGSFSAAAKALYRTQPAISQTIKKLEDEIGRPLFDRSSRRGVLTDAGRVLADHAERLVNLRQRTMAALDDVRQLRTGRLTVAANELTCLYLLPILHEYRRLYPDVHITVQRALGSRVPAQVLDYGADFGVVTFRPDTTALHSIVVYHDELAFVVPPSHPLARRDKVSIAELARESFVAHHVSSPYRQKVIDTFRKRRVELRMPVEMPTIDAIKKFVAMGNGVALLPAITVEHELQHKELVRVEVPELAFDRKLRLIHRREGALSHAAEAMLTVVEAQSALKRGRFAFAAER, encoded by the coding sequence ATGGAACTATTCCAACTCGAAGCGTTTCTCGCGGTGGTGCGTGAAGGCAGCTTCTCGGCCGCCGCCAAGGCGCTCTACCGGACCCAACCCGCCATCAGCCAGACCATCAAGAAGCTCGAGGATGAGATTGGCCGGCCACTGTTCGACCGCTCCAGCCGCCGCGGCGTCCTGACCGACGCCGGCCGGGTCCTGGCCGACCACGCCGAGCGCCTCGTCAACCTCCGGCAGCGGACGATGGCAGCGCTGGATGACGTGCGGCAGTTGCGCACCGGGCGGCTCACGGTGGCGGCCAACGAGTTGACGTGCCTCTACCTGTTGCCGATTCTGCACGAATACCGCCGGCTCTACCCGGATGTGCACATCACGGTCCAGCGCGCGCTCGGCAGCCGCGTGCCGGCGCAGGTGCTCGACTACGGCGCCGACTTCGGCGTGGTCACCTTCCGCCCCGACACCACCGCCCTCCATTCCATCGTCGTCTACCACGACGAGCTGGCCTTCGTGGTGCCGCCGTCGCACCCGCTGGCCCGGCGCGACAAGGTGTCGATTGCGGAACTGGCGCGCGAGTCGTTCGTGGCGCACCACGTGTCGTCGCCGTACCGCCAGAAGGTAATCGACACCTTCCGCAAGCGCCGGGTCGAATTGCGCATGCCGGTGGAGATGCCCACCATCGACGCGATCAAGAAGTTCGTGGCGATGGGGAACGGGGTCGCGCTGCTGCCGGCCATTACCGTGGAGCACGAGCTGCAGCACAAGGAGCTGGTCCGTGTCGAGGTGCCCGAGCTGGCCTTTGACCGCAAGCTTCGGCTCATCCATCGCCGCGAGGGCGCGTTGTCGCATGCGGCGGAGGCGATGTTGACCGTGGTGGAAGCGCAGAGCGCGCTAAAGCGGGGAAGGTTTGCGTTCGCGGCCGAGCGCTAG
- a CDS encoding aminotransferase class I/II-fold pyridoxal phosphate-dependent enzyme: protein MAAAVGALSLRPEAELLAQGVTQQFTGGDAEYDAFVKLASNENNYGPPPSVMKAMNDAWKYANRYGYPDGNITQVIADHHGVKRENVLLTAGSGEGLNVMATTYLGPGKKVLGVSPSYASVFQQAANVKAGSIQIPLTKDYRQNISQMIEATNRNARDIGFVYMCNPNNPTGAIVTAKEIKDLLDNIPKDMPVLIDEAYHHFVDDPAYGTAIPYVLEGRPVVVARTFSKIAALAAMRIGYSVAPAEMIRDMRIYASNSVNVLAKWGAVASLKDKAAEADVKAKIVDMRNKTTKVLESWGYPVIPSQANFFMVSLGERQVQGVIEEFRKMGILVGRPFPPMLNHLRVSVGTPEDMEKFMTAFKKIFPQKVAAARG, encoded by the coding sequence GTGGCCGCTGCCGTTGGCGCCCTCAGTCTTCGGCCCGAGGCCGAACTGCTCGCGCAGGGGGTGACCCAGCAGTTCACCGGCGGCGATGCTGAGTACGACGCCTTCGTCAAGCTGGCGAGCAACGAGAACAACTACGGACCGCCGCCATCGGTGATGAAGGCCATGAACGACGCGTGGAAATACGCGAACCGTTACGGCTACCCGGACGGCAACATCACCCAGGTCATTGCCGATCACCACGGCGTCAAGCGCGAGAACGTGCTGCTGACCGCCGGGTCCGGCGAAGGGCTGAACGTGATGGCCACCACCTACCTCGGGCCGGGGAAGAAGGTACTGGGCGTCAGCCCGTCCTACGCCAGCGTGTTCCAGCAGGCGGCCAACGTGAAGGCCGGCTCCATTCAGATCCCGTTGACCAAGGACTACCGGCAGAACATCAGCCAGATGATCGAGGCCACGAACCGCAACGCGCGCGACATCGGCTTCGTCTACATGTGCAATCCGAACAACCCGACCGGCGCGATCGTGACCGCCAAGGAAATCAAGGACCTGCTCGACAACATCCCGAAGGACATGCCGGTGCTGATCGACGAGGCCTACCATCACTTCGTGGATGATCCCGCGTATGGCACCGCGATCCCGTACGTGCTCGAGGGCCGGCCGGTCGTCGTGGCCCGAACCTTCTCGAAGATCGCGGCGCTGGCCGCCATGCGTATCGGTTACTCCGTGGCGCCGGCGGAGATGATTCGCGACATGCGCATCTACGCGTCCAATAGCGTCAACGTGCTGGCCAAGTGGGGCGCGGTCGCCTCGCTGAAGGACAAGGCCGCCGAGGCCGACGTCAAGGCCAAGATCGTCGACATGCGCAACAAGACCACGAAGGTGCTGGAGTCGTGGGGCTACCCGGTGATCCCGTCGCAGGCCAACTTCTTCATGGTGAGCCTGGGCGAGCGCCAGGTGCAGGGCGTGATCGAGGAGTTCCGCAAGATGGGCATCCTGGTCGGCCGTCCGTTCCCGCCCATGCTGAACCACCTGCGCGTGTCGGTCGGCACGCCGGAGGACATGGAGAAGTTCATGACGGCGTTCAAGAAGATCTTCCCGCAGAAGGTCGCCGCGGCTCGGGGCTAA
- a CDS encoding 2-isopropylmalate synthase — translation MATRSRIHVFDTTLRDGEQAPGFSMTPAEKLRLAQQLDRLGVDIIEAGFPISSDGDFEAVKTIAGAVRRPIIAGLARAVPADIDRAWAALSGAARPRIHVFLATSDIHLEHKLRITRQQCVEQVTKAVAHARAYCADVEFSAEDATRTELAFLCDVAAAAVDAGATTINLPDTVGYALPADIERMFLTVKKRLGDRAVLSAHCHNDLGLAVANSIAAVQAGARQVECTINGIGERAGNASLEEIVMAFEVRADALPHMTGIHTPGLVPASNTLSAIVGVSVPPNKAIVGANAFAHEAGIHQDGMLKNELTYEIMRPESVGAPGTRLVLGKHSGMRGLDARCRALGHRLRQPELERLYTKVTALADRTKSVDDDQLAAIIRDEMAAPLAIGAGAGAGARRGDAACH, via the coding sequence ATGGCCACCAGATCCCGCATTCACGTGTTTGACACGACGCTCCGCGACGGCGAGCAGGCCCCCGGCTTCAGCATGACGCCGGCCGAGAAACTGCGCCTGGCGCAGCAGCTTGACCGCTTGGGCGTGGACATCATCGAAGCCGGCTTCCCGATCTCGTCGGACGGCGACTTCGAAGCCGTGAAGACCATTGCCGGCGCGGTGCGCCGGCCGATTATCGCGGGCCTGGCCCGCGCCGTCCCCGCGGACATCGACCGCGCATGGGCGGCCCTCTCGGGCGCCGCCCGGCCCCGCATTCACGTGTTCCTGGCGACCTCGGACATCCACCTCGAACACAAGCTGCGCATCACGCGCCAGCAGTGTGTCGAGCAGGTCACGAAGGCGGTAGCCCACGCCCGGGCGTACTGCGCCGACGTGGAGTTTTCCGCGGAAGACGCCACCCGGACCGAGCTGGCGTTCCTGTGCGACGTGGCGGCCGCCGCCGTTGACGCCGGCGCCACCACCATCAACCTGCCCGACACGGTCGGCTATGCGCTGCCGGCCGACATCGAGCGGATGTTCTTGACGGTCAAGAAGCGCCTGGGCGACCGCGCCGTGCTGTCGGCCCACTGCCACAACGACCTGGGCCTGGCCGTGGCCAACTCGATTGCCGCCGTGCAGGCGGGCGCGCGCCAGGTGGAGTGCACCATCAACGGCATCGGCGAACGCGCCGGCAACGCCTCGCTCGAAGAGATTGTCATGGCCTTCGAGGTGCGGGCCGACGCCCTGCCCCACATGACCGGCATCCACACGCCCGGGCTGGTGCCGGCCAGCAACACGCTATCGGCCATCGTCGGCGTGTCGGTGCCGCCGAACAAGGCGATTGTCGGCGCCAACGCGTTCGCGCACGAGGCCGGCATCCACCAGGACGGCATGCTCAAGAACGAACTGACCTACGAAATCATGCGGCCCGAAAGCGTGGGCGCGCCCGGCACCCGCCTGGTGCTCGGCAAGCACTCCGGCATGCGCGGCCTCGACGCGCGGTGCCGCGCGCTCGGTCACCGGCTGCGGCAGCCCGAACTCGAGCGCCTTTACACCAAGGTCACGGCGCTGGCCGATCGCACCAAGTCGGTGGACGACGATCAGCTGGCGGCCATCATCCGTGACGAAATGGCGGCGCCGCTGGCCATTGGCGCGGGCGCCGGCGCGGGCGCGCGCCGTGGAGACGCTGCATGTCACTGA
- the udk gene encoding uridine kinase — translation MASFVIGVAGGSGSGKTTVVRRIVDSLGPDHVTRLDHDRYYRDRNDLRLEERAALNYDHPDALETDLMVRHVRALKAGQTVEVPQYDFTRHARLAETDTFQPRRALIVEGILVLTDPALRELMDIKVFVDTDSDTRFIRRLQRDVAERGRTMDSVIDQYQSTVKPMHLEFVEPSKRYADVLIPLGGHNTVAVDLLLTMLRSVAGR, via the coding sequence ATGGCATCGTTCGTAATTGGCGTGGCCGGTGGTTCCGGGTCGGGAAAGACCACCGTCGTCCGGCGGATCGTTGACAGCCTTGGCCCTGACCACGTCACGCGTCTCGATCACGACCGCTACTATCGGGACCGCAACGACCTGCGCCTGGAGGAACGGGCGGCGCTGAACTACGACCATCCGGATGCGCTCGAAACCGACCTGATGGTGCGGCACGTCCGGGCGCTGAAGGCGGGACAGACCGTGGAGGTTCCGCAGTACGACTTCACGCGGCACGCGCGGCTCGCCGAGACCGACACGTTCCAGCCGCGACGCGCCCTGATTGTGGAAGGGATCCTGGTGCTGACCGACCCGGCGCTCCGCGAGCTGATGGATATCAAGGTGTTCGTGGACACCGACTCCGACACCAGGTTCATCCGCCGCCTGCAGCGCGACGTGGCGGAACGCGGCCGGACCATGGACTCGGTGATCGACCAGTACCAGAGCACGGTGAAGCCGATGCACCTGGAGTTCGTGGAGCCGAGCAAGCGCTACGCCGACGTGCTGATCCCGCTCGGCGGCCACAACACGGTGGCCGTGGATCTGCTGCTCACCATGTTGCGCAGCGTCGCCGGCCGCTGA
- a CDS encoding phospholipase D-like domain-containing protein: MSTSTPSPRSQPSPFRHPPRTARRSYRPALDPRTTKPKGSSTAWTRIRHVIWSWWVWAGLAVYLMNIGAWWLAIAAAAVAGICSISTSVEIPPQWGLDHSLEVGSPEFLDTMAGAAGVPFAPGNTLEILNNGDRFFPSMLTAIREAARSITMEAYIYWAGEIGVTFARALAERAANGVRVKILLDAVGSSSVGEEILKILRDGGCHVAWYNPLRWNRLRHLNNRTHRKSLIIDGRIGFTGGAGIADHWAGDAQDEKHWRDLQIRVEGPAVRPLQTGFAQNWLEATGELVTGPDFYPPIEAVGPVALQTVMSSPDTGASTVRVIHCLAIAAAHLSIEIANPYFIPDHLAIDLFREAVKRGVRVRIMVAGRRNDNRVARLNSIRLYGALLEAGVELLEYNRTMMHHKTMVVDGLWATVGTTNFDSRSFAHNEESNVCVCDAAFSRQLNELFARDAELCEPVSLEAWQSRPLVDKTLQALASIFQDQV; the protein is encoded by the coding sequence GTGAGCACGTCGACACCCTCTCCGCGCAGCCAGCCGTCGCCGTTCCGGCACCCACCGCGGACCGCCCGGCGGAGCTATCGGCCGGCCCTCGATCCGCGGACGACGAAGCCGAAGGGAAGCTCCACCGCGTGGACGCGGATCCGCCATGTCATCTGGTCGTGGTGGGTGTGGGCGGGCCTGGCCGTGTATTTGATGAACATCGGCGCGTGGTGGCTGGCGATTGCCGCGGCCGCCGTGGCCGGCATCTGCTCGATCTCCACGTCGGTGGAGATTCCGCCGCAGTGGGGCCTCGACCACAGCCTCGAGGTCGGGTCGCCCGAATTCCTCGACACCATGGCCGGCGCGGCCGGCGTGCCGTTTGCGCCCGGCAACACGCTCGAGATCCTGAACAACGGCGACCGCTTCTTTCCGTCGATGCTGACGGCGATCCGCGAGGCCGCGCGCTCGATCACGATGGAGGCCTACATCTACTGGGCCGGCGAGATCGGCGTGACGTTCGCGCGCGCGCTGGCGGAGCGCGCCGCGAATGGCGTGCGGGTCAAGATCCTGCTCGATGCCGTCGGCTCCTCCAGCGTGGGCGAGGAGATCCTAAAGATCCTCCGCGACGGCGGCTGCCACGTCGCGTGGTACAACCCCCTCAGGTGGAACCGGCTGCGGCACTTGAACAATCGCACGCACCGCAAGTCGCTGATCATCGACGGCCGCATCGGTTTCACCGGCGGCGCCGGCATTGCCGACCACTGGGCCGGAGACGCACAAGACGAGAAGCACTGGCGCGACTTGCAGATCCGAGTGGAGGGGCCGGCGGTCAGGCCCCTGCAAACCGGCTTCGCCCAGAACTGGCTTGAAGCCACCGGCGAACTGGTGACCGGCCCCGACTTCTACCCGCCGATCGAAGCGGTGGGCCCGGTGGCGCTGCAGACCGTGATGAGTTCACCGGACACCGGCGCGTCAACGGTGCGGGTGATTCACTGCCTGGCCATTGCCGCGGCCCACCTGTCCATCGAGATTGCCAACCCGTACTTCATCCCGGACCACCTCGCCATCGACCTCTTCCGCGAGGCCGTGAAGCGGGGCGTGCGCGTGCGCATCATGGTGGCCGGCAGGCGCAACGACAACCGCGTGGCGCGCCTGAACAGCATCCGGCTGTACGGCGCGCTCCTCGAAGCCGGCGTGGAGTTGCTCGAATACAACCGCACGATGATGCATCACAAGACCATGGTCGTGGACGGCTTGTGGGCGACGGTGGGAACCACCAACTTCGACAGCCGTTCGTTCGCGCACAACGAGGAGAGCAACGTGTGCGTGTGCGACGCGGCGTTCTCCCGTCAGTTGAACGAACTATTCGCCCGCGACGCGGAGCTGTGCGAGCCGGTCAGCCTCGAGGCGTGGCAGTCGCGGCCGCTGGTGGACAAGACCCTGCAGGCCCTGGCCTCGATCTTCCAGGACCAGGTCTGA
- a CDS encoding PrsW family glutamic-type intramembrane protease gives MLRLVSLALLGLSLVLLAVDAPGATWRELLFLGEILLITVATRSLAAGSALSTLALGLGLVVPLMVGAGHALATAGLDTTAGFANWGLIPAIEEGLKLIPVAVVVLLYRRRSGRAPNPSDLLMLGCFAGAGFALAENALLVRNSAGIARDMARQYGPHLGTFYVVPGAWGAAGYVGHAAATGLACATVGLGLALRGRLGSSWRAVAVSGLAWVGLEHLLTNYYVGSGSGAALMLGNGRLTPWIFVAVAVAVVAFDWSRARATLAHSASLRRRVAMARAALLRTKPPLPKSRVAAVTIYLSQLRNLNATAWFVRQDPRLAGGTTS, from the coding sequence ATGCTTCGTCTCGTTTCCCTCGCGTTGTTGGGTTTGTCGCTGGTATTGCTGGCTGTGGACGCGCCGGGAGCCACCTGGCGGGAACTGCTGTTCCTGGGTGAAATCCTGTTGATCACCGTCGCCACGCGATCGCTGGCGGCCGGCTCGGCGCTCTCGACGCTGGCGCTCGGCCTGGGCCTGGTCGTGCCGTTGATGGTCGGGGCGGGGCACGCCCTGGCCACCGCCGGCCTCGACACCACCGCCGGCTTTGCCAATTGGGGTTTAATCCCCGCCATCGAGGAAGGGCTGAAGCTGATCCCGGTCGCCGTGGTCGTCCTGCTCTACCGGCGCCGATCCGGACGGGCGCCGAACCCGTCCGATCTGCTGATGCTCGGCTGCTTCGCCGGCGCCGGGTTCGCGCTCGCCGAGAACGCCTTGCTGGTCCGGAACAGCGCGGGCATCGCGCGCGACATGGCCCGTCAGTACGGCCCGCACCTCGGCACGTTCTACGTGGTGCCCGGCGCGTGGGGCGCGGCGGGTTACGTCGGACACGCGGCCGCCACGGGGCTCGCGTGCGCCACGGTCGGCTTGGGCCTCGCGCTCCGCGGTCGGCTGGGGTCGTCGTGGCGGGCGGTGGCGGTGAGCGGCCTCGCGTGGGTGGGGCTCGAGCACCTGTTGACCAACTACTACGTCGGCAGCGGATCGGGCGCGGCCCTCATGCTCGGCAACGGCCGGCTCACGCCGTGGATTTTCGTCGCCGTCGCGGTCGCGGTGGTCGCCTTCGACTGGTCGCGGGCGCGCGCCACGCTGGCGCACTCCGCGAGCCTGCGCCGCCGCGTGGCCATGGCGCGAGCCGCCCTGCTCCGCACGAAGCCGCCGCTGCCGAAGTCGCGCGTCGCGGCGGTCACGATCTACCTGTCGCAACTGCGCAATCTGAACGCCACCGCCTGGTTCGTGCGCCAGGATCCGCGCCTGGCCGGAGGGACAACGTCATGA